The genomic segment cgaactcgtaaccgcttggtcatcaaggctctgataccatgtcaagaaatcatctcaacctaaaagcttaagctattagatgaGATCCCagtatatgatttatattattctctaatagtTATCACTTgaaaaaatgttataatttatagttttgtttaaatctatttttttaaactgtaATTGTAAAGCTACTCGCTTTACAATTGTAAAGCTACTCGCTTTAAAATGTTATAATTGTAAAGCTACTCGCTCTATtcgaaaacaaactaaaagttTTTCTTCTTACTTCAGCTAGctagaaatatattatttacgTCAGAATTGAAGGATTTGAGAGAGTTTTACATGCCATGGATTGCTACAGGTTTGAATCTTGATATCAAAAAAGGGATGCAATCCCTTGTTCATCGAGGGAGATATCCCTTTAAAACACTTGTAGAGGGAGGGATAGGTGAAAAAAACTGAGGTGACATTTTTGTCATGATATTCAAACTGTCATCACTTACTGGACGTGGGTTTCTTTGCATGGGTCCCTCCTTTGTCTCCTTCTCCACATCTCACATCAACACTACCTCTTCCTCCTATTCCTCTATTTGATCCTCTGCTTATATATTCTCTTGCATGTCTCTCTTCTCTTCCATGAATTCTTTCCCTCCCCCTCTTCCCGTTTTATGTGATTCCTCAAGAAAATAAGCAGTCTCTTAATTAGCTCCATCCGCAACAAGACTTGTAACATGTCAGCTGCTGTTGCCGCCGCCGCCTCTGCGGCCACTATGTCACATAATTCTGCAAGAGGTGGCTCGTCAGGAACTCCTAAGAGCCACCAATTGCAGAAAGGAGTGCTATTACCACCatcatcaccaatatcatcaccaCTACCATTGAGTCGTTACGAATCTCAGAAGCGACGAGACTGGAACACTTTCGGGCAGTACCTAAGAAACCACAGGCCACCACTGGCACTGTCACGGTGCAGTGGAGCTCATGTTTTGGAGTTTTTGAGGTATCTTGATCAGTTTGGAAAGACCAAGGTGCATAACCAAGGTTGTCCATTTTTTGGCCACCCCCATCCACCATCTCCTTGCTCTTGCCCTCTCAAGCAAGCATGGGGCAGCCTTGATGCTCTCACCGGACGTCTCCGTGCTGCCTTCGAAGAGAACGGTGGACTGCCTGAGACAAACCCTTTTGGTGCACGCGCTGTGAGATTGTACTTAAGGGAAGTAAGAGATGCACAGGCAAAAGCTAGAGGGATAGCttatgagaagaagaagagaaagaacccagtacaacagcagcagcagaagtCACAAACTGCAGGAAATGGCTCTTACAGCCATGTTCAAGAAGGTATTTGTAATGGTGGAACTGATGGATACGTTCCAAGAAATGTCCTGTCAAATGGGGCTGCTATGATTAATGTTGGGGATGTGTACGTGTTCAACTAAGCCAATAAAAGTTGTTCTTAATTGGTCTAGGGTTTAGAAGGATATGTAATATGTAAGGTAATATTGTAATGCAAGTTAGGGTTTATCAGATGTTTAAGTACTTTTCCTTCTTATCTGTGCTAATGGTGTGTTAGGTGTTGGTAATTAAGAGAGAAAGCCATCATTTTCTCCTATTTTGGATCCTATGGTAACCAGGAATCATCAGTTAATCAAAATGTTTGTGAGATTTTCCTAAGATTTAGACAGCACAGAGACTGTGAGCAATatctaagattatttttttccctctatcaagttttattttgtattagGTTTTGATTCTATGTAACCTATCtgtaacattttaattttcattcaacAGAATCCATTCTACATAGCAATGAAAAAACAgcagaaaataattttcataacaAATTGAAAAGGTGATTGTCCATCCTAAGGCTATCTGTGTGATCTCATGAACATGATGGAACTATTTGAGCACAGAACATGTAAAAGGATTTCATTGTCCCACATAAAATTCTGTCTGTGGTGAACTATCTGAGAGAAATTGTGATGACCATATGAAAACTAAGTAATTCATACAGGTAGTTCTATATAGGGTAATGATGGGATTGGAagattaaataagataattagtTTTAAACAATCTTCTGTTTACAAAGAAAAACAGGCCATATTCAGTTAAACCCTAAGATTCTTCTTGACCAAGTCCCCCTTTTCTACTCCTGTTTCAGTTTCCTTTGCTTGTGAAACTCTCTTTCCCATCTCTTTTTGCAACGtttgaagaaaaatccaaagatATGTCTGCTCTTCTGTGGGAAGTCTCTTGTATCGAAGACACCTTTTCATATCCACAAATCCTCTATTGGGAAGACCAAGTCTTCACGTTGACAACTTCCCTCTCTTTAGCAAAGTAGTGGTGGGTAGAGGTTTCTGCTTTAGATGGGCAGTTGAGCACATTATTTCCTTCAATTCATATCCCCCTACTTTAATCATTACTCTGTAGTGGTATATTTTCTGCATTATTTTATACCATCCAACTAATTGTTatctcatgaatttatttagagGATTACAGATATTAGCATCTTATATGGATGACATCTGTTGCACACATTAGGCCCTACATGAGCTGGTATAACATGCAAATGatgtaatttgataaaatcatgttgcAAATAACATAATCTTGTGTTTTACAAATTTCCATGTCAGGTCAGATGAATCTTCAAAGCTTGCTTCAATGATGTGAATTTAATTCTAGCCATAGAATCTCTTCAATGAAAAGAAGAATTGCAAGGAACTCCCAACTCCCTTAGAATTTACAACAGTCCTGCCAAGAAAGACACAGCTTGACTTCCATCATCGGTCATGAAACACAGATAGATACAAAAAAGGAAATGCACTCTTTTAAGGAATAAGACGCTGTCCACCCTGAAACAAACAAGATAGACCTGGAAAGATCTTTTAGGTACCAACTTCACCTCAGCAGTTTTGCTTTAATGCCCAAAATTCCTATGCAGTAAGGGTTGGCTCCTGTAGATGGATATGTTTTCTTACCTGAATTGTATGTGCGCGTGGCCACACTGTGTGGCACACCTGTGGAAAAAAATCTAGAATGCTATCACAGACAGCTGGTTCATTAAAATATATGCTCCAGATCAGAATCAAATTAAGACAGAAAGGTGCAAATTATGCTGGTAAGATTTGGAGATTATGTCCATTAAAGATGGGGCCTAGTTCTTAAAATAATCAGAGAAAGAGGATCTGGTCCTCACTTTAAGCAGCAAAGCATGGTGGGATTAGAATAGCAATACTTATCTTTTATTGCAACTTTGTATGCTATATAGCAATAAAGGGAATTGTTGATCCCCGGATGTCTTTGTATCAACTACTACGGAGTACCACTGCTCATCAGATACGAAAAGAATTTTTGCAGACATCATGCATCTTTGTCATATACATAATGAGTATATCAAGGACAAACAATTCACAAGTTCAATTCAGAATGGCAAGGAATGTCATGGAGAGAATAAAGTACACCACGGACTTTAGTCTCAATACCAGTTCAGGATATGGTCATGTTTCTATTAGTAACTTCTTATCCTTGAGAACTGCCTATGAACCATGATGGTAATCATCAAACTGCTGAATATAAACCAGACCTGGGTGTGTGATTTGTGACACTTGCTAATTATCTTTGTTAGTCTATGGATTTTTTTCTGGCTACAGAAGAGCATGAGAATTTATCAACAAGAACATACAGGAATAGGGCATTCTTGTAAGGAGTTTACTTGATTATTGAGGTATTTGTGTTGCTTACTGtgcccttttgttttctttgccaCTCTAGGCATTGCAAGAGTGGTCCCTCACTTAAGAGTTCTAAAACAGAATTTCTGGCAAATACCATTCTTGAAGTCGAGGAGTCATAGACACGTTGATATTTTTAACTACTATCATCGTTCTCTCCATGTGCAGTCTTCTATATGTTGCACACCAAAGCAATGACGTCAAAATCAACTCCAAAAGTTCTGTGTATATCAACAGACTTCTAATATCTATGCTATTGATCATCCTAACCTCAGTTCCAAATTCAAGTAGGACGCCAAACTTAGCATAGTGTTCACCATGGCTGTGGAGTACCAATTGCTCTGGATAAATCTTTGGTAACCCGGACTCATCCTGTTTTCGATCAAAGGAGTTATCACCAAACTGCTGATCTAGTTGATAATGAGCTCTAATATCTGTTCAAATAAAACAGTAGTGAAAGTTCACAGTCCCGTGAAATTTGGATGGGGATAATCAAGGTGTTACAAGGAGAAGACACTAAAATTGACATGGGGATTGCTAAGTAAGCAAGCGAGAGCTagacagaaaaagaaagagtgaGCAGAGAGCAACTCACTGAAAAAGAATATGGCAATGATCAGCAGGGAGCCGCCAATAAGGTTTCCTCAGCAAGAGAATGTTGCGTCATAAATTAAAACTGTCCCATCCAACTACACTCCAACAGAAAACTGGTAGCACATGGTGTCAAACAGCAAAGCAATGCACATACATGAGCATAATAGATATGGATACATACACCAACCTTAATGTTGAGTGCGAGAATTGGTCAATACATGTCATCTATATCTTGTTTCATAGCAGCCATTGCTAGAAATAAGGGGAAATGTGTCCCAAGAGGAAGCCCATCCTGAATAAGCCAACTGCCAAGTAGCCAAAGTTTGAGGGTCAGTAAATACAATAATGAAAAGATGCACCAAAGCAAATGCTGATGcgtacataaaataaataaaaattaaaaattgtaagaaaaggaGCATTTTAGAAGCAACTTGACTTCTAGAGAGCATGGTAGTCCATTACGTGATGCAACACAAATGTAGTGTATTAATGAGGCTTCATCATTTGAACAGTGAAAACAATCACATTTTCAAAGTATAAGGCTGCCTAGGGTAATACCTACTTAGAGTGTaaacaaggggaaaaaaactAGAGCAATCTGTGCAAGTTCTCTCTTTATTCGATTCTTGGTAAGCATGTCATGTTGCATGTAGTaaattttagctaaaaaaaaaacatttttttgactCGACTACAaagacaaaaattaaataaaaataaccagTTTCATTATTTGACACATGCTGACATTAATAATAAACCACAAACAGTTTCCTAACCTCGTTTGGATCAAAATCAGATGAGACAGAGAGGATGCTCGAGCCACTAATATCTTTCATGATCGCATCTGTTTCATCACTCCATTTCCTGCATTTATCTTAAAATTTCTTGTGCCATGTCCAATTCTCAAGATTCAATCATTTCCAAAACAAGCTACAGGTTGAGGAACATAACCAACTTTTCTTAACTCTAGGAGGAGACTCTTCAGCAAAGAATAGATCTGAGGAGATTCCGGGTGACTTCCATCTGCagcaaaaaacacacaagtggTGTTGTTGACCTCAATCCAACTGCATCCAGGAACTTTCTGGACTCCTCTTTCTTTCATCAAATGTTGTATCGTATGCACACTCCTCCATTTTCCAGCATCAGCGAGTACATGAGTAAGCAATAAATAGTAACCAGAATTTTTTGGTTCCAAGTCAAGTAGATATCTTGAAGCCACTTCAGCAAGTTCAACATTGCCATGGACTCGACAGGCTCCCAGCAACGTGCCCCAAACACTGGCAGCAGGTGGAAATGGCATGCTTGTTATGACTTCAAACGCTTCATCCAAATGGCCTGCCCGGCCAAACAAATCTGCCATGCAAGCATAATGCTCCATTTGAGCTGGGATACCATATTCCTCAGTCATGCAGCGGAAGTAGTGAACTCCATCCTCGACCTGTCCAGCATGGCCGCAAGAAGATAATATAGTGAGAAAGGTGATATGATCTGGCTGAATTCCTTCTTCCAACATATTATGAAACAGAGCAAGAGAGTCCGCAAGGTAACCATGGTACCCATAAGCAGCAATGATGCTATTCCATGCAACTTCATTCTTCTCTTGCATCAAGTTGAACACCAGGCGAGCAATATTTAGTTTCCCACATTTGGCATACATGTTTATCAGTGCACTCATATCAAAAAGGTCAGACTCAAATGCACCTTTAATCATGAAACCATGAATCTCTTTCCCATAATGAAGCGCTGGAATGTTTGCACAAGCAGAGAGAGCAGCTGAAACAGTCACGCAATCATACTTCACTCCTTCCATCCCCATTTGACGAAAAAGATAAATGGCCTCCTCTGGTTTTCCATCCTGGGAAAAACTTGTGATTATAGAGTTCCAACAAATAGCATCCTTTATGGAAATTCTTCCAAAAATTAGGTGTGCAAGATCCAATCTTCCGCATTTTGCATACATGTTCATAATTGCACTTCCCACGGGACATTTCTCTTCTAACTCATTCTTGATGATGTAACCATGCAATTCTCTCCCCAATTTTATAGCAGCCAAACCAGCACATGCTGGCAAAATACTAGAAAATGTTAAAGCATTTggaatcattttcttttgaagtaACCACCTAAAGATTTCTAAAGCATCCTTATTCATACCATTAAGCACATAGCCTGAAATCATAGCCgtataaataacaatatcaaattttGTGCTTAGAGTAAACATCTTGCATGCCATCACGGCATCCCTGCATTTAAAGTACAAGTCAATAAGAGCACTGTTCAAGTACACATCCAAAATCACACCATGCCTCACTATATAACCATGAATTTCCTTAATTTGCCTGAGACTCGATGACTCAGCAAGTGATGGGAGGAAACTAGTAAAAGTGATGGAGTCTGGTTTAATACCGGCAGATATCATCTCATTAAACAACATCGAAGCATCATCCATAAACCCATTTTGTACATACCCACCAATCATCCTATTCCAAACCACCAAATCAATCTGAGGcatcatatcaaataatttacGTGCATCGCCCAATTGCCTGCCTTTTGAATACACAGTCACTAGTGTATTCCCCACCAGAGGATCAAAATCTAACCCGCTACGAACAACAAGCCCATGAAGCTGTCTACCATACTCAACCATTGCCTCAGAGCAAGAGATAGAAAGAACACAAGCAAACGTCACGGAATCAGGCTTAGCTTCAGAGCTCATCATATCCTTAAACAACTTAATAGCACTATCAGACTCCCCACACTGTACATAACCGTTAATCATCACATTCCACAAAACACAATCTTTATCAatcattttatcaaaaaagCGCCTAGCATCCTCTATACAGCCATTATCGGCATACAACTTGATCAAAGAACTAGCAACAAACATATCCAAATCAAAACCCATCTccaaaatcatatcttgaatCACCTTCCCTAATCTCACATTATTCAAACCAGTGCAACACTTAATCACAGGAGGGAAAGTATACTTATCAGGAAACACACCACAACCCAacattttgaaataaaacaacaaagcaaaatcaaaacaacCCATTTTCACTAACCCTCTAATCATCCAATTCCAAGGCATGGCATAATAAAACTCAAGCTGATAAAAAAGCTTCTTAGCATCCACGAAACTATTACATAGCACATACATACCCAACATTTTCCCACCCAACAAGCCATTGTTGATGATGTTTATTCCACTAACAACGAATTGGGCATGTAGTTGTTTTGCTTGTTCAAGTTTTGTACTTGGTTTTTGCAACATTGATTCAAGTTGGGTGGCTAAAGAGTGTTCGGTGCTTAAAAAGATTGGATCTTTAAAGCCTTTTTTGAAGTTTGTGTGTAAAGACTTCGACTTTAGCCAAGTATTTGTGAAATGTCTGTGCATTGAAGGTAGTTTTGTGTAGGACATCCTCAGTGTTTCGGTTTCTTGGCCTTCTGGTACGAGGTTAATGAGTTATTTATGCAGGGTTTAAACGGTCATGATTGAGGGGTATTTTTGGGTTTAGAGAGAATAAGGGTAtatatggaaaaacaaaattcctttttttttttttttgttttagatcgtTACTAAAATACACACCAATTATTTATGATTGTAtcgaaaacaaaataattatagagtGATTAAGGAAATTTATTCTgagttcaaatttaaaaataaatattataaatatttatttttctaaacacaCCAAACTAATGCAAGGGATAGGTtttcaatcatatatatatatatattagactgatttatttatttttacctttcgagttcaaattttaaaatctacatcaaaaaaattatttgtcaaCTGATGTAGGAAATATGCATTtagatcatattaaaaaaatatttagtttctatttatgtaaaaaattctAAGAAGAGAGAACaattaaaagagaaggaaattctatttttttagtgcTATGCCATTTGACCCCCTTTGTATTTATTGTTAGTAAAATCACCTAAATTAAAATTTCCAGacttaaattaaacaattactTTTAAGAAATCTTAtactttctttaaaaataaatgaatgaattgcttagtaaattaattttctttgaataaCACATGAAcatcatatatttataaaaaaaaaatgaaagaaaaatcaaaatatttcactgtttttctttttagtaaaTAGAACTactaaatgatttaattaagattcatacaaactaaaatttaatatgcttaaaataagataattgagagcggttaattttcaaatatttaaggTTGATTGAGAGcggttaattttcaaatatttaaggTTGTTAaccatgtaattaaatattagttaattactatgtataaaataaaaataattaaagtaacTTACTTTAGATTAAAgctatttttgttctttaaataaaataaacaattttcctttcaaaaaaaaaaattactacgctttttaaactaaaaactaaTATACCTTATAACTGTTTTTATGAAATTCACCTTCCATTCTTAAAGATTAAGCAACAAACACCTTTTCTAGTACTTTAAAGCAAAGcaatataagtatttttttaataaaaataaaatagaaggtGAAACAGGTTGTAAGGAAATGCTTCCTTCAAGGCTATCCTCCCCTGAACCGGAAGTGAGTGGTTGCAACTCAGCAGGGCAAATAAGAACAGCTCAGAACTCAGAAGAATACGTTCATAAATGGCAGCTCCAAGTGTACGTGGGGCAAGATAATTCATCGCGCGCGCATGCCGTGAATGCGAGGGCGATGCAGGTTGACAGAGAGAATATAACAGCCATCTGAACTAGTTTTGCTATACAAGAAATGTAATCAAAATCTTCGACTACAACAAAGAATCTCTCTTCCAAATGATGCAGGAAAATAAACAAGTCTTCCGGTCTATACCAGTCAGTTGCTATCAGTTCCTAACTCTTGCACTCTGACAGGCCAGTTACAGGCGGCTCTTTGACAATTGGAAGTCGATCTTGAAAAGATGCCATTAACAAATGATAACAGAGCTAAAAGGAGTCTTGCATGAGGGAAGTAAATACGGTCAGTGCAGAAAATTCATGGCTTCCATAATTTCATTGTGGAATCTTCGCTGTAGGTGGCAAGAAGATTCCTATGAGGATGATGGGTCACGCCTATTACATCCTTCTCGTGAACCTGGCAGTATCAAAGGTCAAAACATGCACTTGCAAAGTTAGAATGACCCACGCACGAAATGGCACATAATAAGCAGAAAGCCAAAACGACCAAGTATGTAATTTCTTTAGCTGGTTTTAAGGACAGCTTCTGTATTACAACATTCATGCACAAACATGAAACTACATGCTCAGAGAAGGTTGTCCCTGACACTAAGATAAACGACAAACACCAATCCATACAGTGTGGACACGGAGGTTAGGGGTTAAAATTTGTTGGCTCCGAAAAGCAATGATGGCATAAATGAATTAGCAGAAATAAATTTCATAGCAGCTTAACATCATGTAAACTTGTTATCCTGAACCGTATCATAATCACCCTAAAAGCCCTCCCTGGTAGTTGAAACAAGGACCACGTCCTGCCCagattcttccttttcttccctcATTTTTATTGTCTCCCTTCTGGGTTTATACCACAACGCTCGATTGagaataagtttatttttacaaaatgtACATTGGTTGCCGGTTATAAATGATGGGGAAAGGAACAAAATAGAGAGCAACCCAAAACCCTAGATCCTGCCACCCTAGTGAAAACTCACCTTCATTAGATGCTCTAGTTTGCCAGATTGGTAGCTGAAGCAGTAAATATTCCTGCATGCAATTTTGAGGACTgttattaacaaaattaaaccaTCTCAAACGCCCATCTCTCCAACTTATTCTCAGTAATAGATTGACATTTTCATTTCATCTCTCTCTTCATTTCTAAGATAACTcttattttatgagaaaaataaatacagaaCAAGGTTGTAAATTTTACATAAGAACCAGCTGGACAAAGGAATACCTGTCTTCACCAACACAGTAGATCCATTCCCCTTTTGGTGATAAACAGGCTGCAGCAAAATCTCCACCTTCTCTTTTACCGGAAGAAAAGCTCTTCACAACCTGCATCACAATCACGCAAAGCAATATGTCATTGATAATGAATTATCTAAACTCCTCTACTTATGCACTCTGAAAAAGTTTCAGTGAACAAAAACAAAGTGCCTGAACCAGTAAAACATAGAATCGTAATCTATCTATAGAATGATTATCAGTTTATATTTGCTTTTGTGGTGGTCTAAGGCTAGTGAAATATGCTAGAAGATGCTACGAAATGTCATGGTTTGCTGCCAAAAAGTAGCAGTACACTATATAAAATTTGGTCCCAACTCCAAAACCCAAACATGGCAGAGCAACAGATGAGTGGCATAATATTAGCATCAGCTCGAGTTAAGAGAAACTACCTGTCCTTGAAGTGTCATAATGCATATCGATGA from the Populus nigra chromosome 9, ddPopNigr1.1, whole genome shotgun sequence genome contains:
- the LOC133703153 gene encoding protein LIGHT-DEPENDENT SHORT HYPOCOTYLS 4-like — its product is MSAAVAAAASAATMSHNSARGGSSGTPKSHQLQKGVLLPPSSPISSPLPLSRYESQKRRDWNTFGQYLRNHRPPLALSRCSGAHVLEFLRYLDQFGKTKVHNQGCPFFGHPHPPSPCSCPLKQAWGSLDALTGRLRAAFEENGGLPETNPFGARAVRLYLREVRDAQAKARGIAYEKKKRKNPVQQQQQKSQTAGNGSYSHVQEGICNGGTDGYVPRNVLSNGAAMINVGDVYVFN
- the LOC133702961 gene encoding pentatricopeptide repeat-containing protein At4g21300 yields the protein MSYTKLPSMHRHFTNTWLKSKSLHTNFKKGFKDPIFLSTEHSLATQLESMLQKPSTKLEQAKQLHAQFVVSGINIINNGLLGGKMLGMYVLCNSFVDAKKLFYQLEFYYAMPWNWMIRGLVKMGCFDFALLFYFKMLGCGVFPDKYTFPPVIKCCTGLNNVRLGKVIQDMILEMGFDLDMFVASSLIKLYADNGCIEDARRFFDKMIDKDCVLWNVMINGYVQCGESDSAIKLFKDMMSSEAKPDSVTFACVLSISCSEAMVEYGRQLHGLVVRSGLDFDPLVGNTLVTVYSKGRQLGDARKLFDMMPQIDLVVWNRMIGGYVQNGFMDDASMLFNEMISAGIKPDSITFTSFLPSLAESSSLRQIKEIHGYIVRHGVILDVYLNSALIDLYFKCRDAVMACKMFTLSTKFDIVIYTAMISGYVLNGMNKDALEIFRWLLQKKMIPNALTFSSILPACAGLAAIKLGRELHGYIIKNELEEKCPVGSAIMNMYAKCGRLDLAHLIFGRISIKDAICWNSIITSFSQDGKPEEAIYLFRQMGMEGVKYDCVTVSAALSACANIPALHYGKEIHGFMIKGAFESDLFDMSALINMYAKCGKLNIARLVFNLMQEKNEVAWNSIIAAYGYHGYLADSLALFHNMLEEGIQPDHITFLTILSSCGHAGQVEDGVHYFRCMTEEYGIPAQMEHYACMADLFGRAGHLDEAFEVITSMPFPPAASVWGTLLGACRVHGNVELAEVASRYLLDLEPKNSGYYLLLTHVLADAGKWRSVHTIQHLMKERGVQKVPGCSWIEVNNTTCVFFAADGSHPESPQIYSLLKSLLLELRKVGYVPQPVACFGND